A region from the Candidatus Binatia bacterium genome encodes:
- a CDS encoding outer membrane beta-barrel protein: protein MKGRRFWTLALVALVAGFSPALSHGEEKSKVLAGLDLGAAIPVEKTTDRLETGGTFSPYVAYMMNDYLGVMAQAQVVGFPNDNRPGIRDKDATWAFGFHAGPRIAEPLALGDLNLEAYQTFQVGVFTGLSGDTPISRTSWGFSTGGGINLLLSDALSVGAWARYNQLDQRVNPTNEVQFVTTGIGLTYLIPAE from the coding sequence ATGAAAGGACGCCGATTCTGGACCTTAGCCCTCGTTGCATTGGTTGCCGGGTTTTCGCCTGCGCTCAGCCATGGGGAAGAGAAAAGCAAGGTTCTGGCCGGCTTGGACTTAGGTGCCGCCATCCCTGTGGAGAAGACCACGGATCGGTTGGAAACCGGTGGAACATTCAGCCCCTATGTGGCTTACATGATGAACGACTATTTGGGGGTAATGGCGCAAGCGCAAGTGGTTGGCTTTCCGAACGACAACCGCCCTGGCATCCGCGACAAGGATGCCACTTGGGCCTTCGGGTTTCACGCTGGGCCGCGGATTGCCGAGCCGCTCGCCCTTGGGGACCTAAACCTGGAGGCATACCAGACGTTTCAAGTGGGTGTATTTACGGGCTTGTCTGGGGACACGCCGATTAGCCGCACGTCCTGGGGCTTTTCGACGGGCGGGGGGATCAATCTATTGTTGAGCGATGCGCTCAGCGTAGGCGCTTGGGCGCGCTACAATCAGCTCGACCAGCGGGTGAACCCCACCAACGAAGTTCAATTCGTGACTACCGGGATCGGTTTGACCTACCTCATTCCAGCTGAGTGA
- a CDS encoding sulfite exporter TauE/SafE family protein yields the protein MAELVFDSLVLLLAGTVRGFSGFGFALVAVSGLALLHPPAEVVPAILCLEIFASIHLLPGVWSQVHWPSILWLGVGMVVGTAPGVWLLAHASPSALRLWVSLAVLFAAATLTREQSRPRARGFWVQLLAGFCSGVLNASASVGGPPVILYYLNASGSAAAIRASLIAFFVVADSVSLAAMAGTGLLTPRVGLLALLWIVPALAGVSLGRLMFERHGARHYRRAVVVLLVALAILGAGRAAWEWLAPEQRAQTEGRNF from the coding sequence TTGGCGGAGCTCGTTTTCGATTCCCTCGTTCTTTTGCTTGCCGGCACCGTACGCGGCTTTAGCGGGTTTGGCTTTGCGCTTGTGGCTGTGAGTGGGCTTGCGCTCCTCCATCCGCCTGCCGAGGTCGTGCCCGCAATTTTGTGTTTGGAGATTTTTGCGAGCATTCACTTGCTGCCGGGTGTTTGGTCGCAAGTGCACTGGCCGTCGATTCTGTGGCTGGGGGTCGGCATGGTTGTCGGCACGGCGCCAGGGGTGTGGTTGCTCGCCCACGCTTCCCCAAGCGCCCTGCGTTTGTGGGTATCGTTGGCAGTCCTCTTTGCCGCGGCCACGCTCACGCGCGAGCAGTCTCGTCCCCGGGCCCGGGGATTCTGGGTGCAACTGCTTGCGGGTTTTTGCTCGGGGGTGTTGAACGCAAGCGCCTCGGTCGGGGGTCCGCCCGTGATTCTCTACTACTTGAACGCGTCTGGTTCTGCGGCCGCCATCCGCGCTTCGCTGATTGCGTTCTTTGTCGTTGCCGACAGTGTTTCGCTTGCCGCCATGGCGGGAACCGGACTTTTGACGCCGCGGGTGGGGTTGCTCGCGCTCCTTTGGATCGTGCCGGCATTGGCCGGCGTCAGCCTCGGGCGGCTGATGTTCGAACGCCACGGAGCGAGACATTATCGTCGCGCCGTGGTGGTCTTACTCGTCGCACTCGCGATTTTAGGGGCCGGACGCGCTGCTTGGGAATGGCTTGCGCCCGAGCAACGCGCCCAAACCGAGGGACGGAACTTTTAG